One segment of Burkholderia multivorans ATCC BAA-247 DNA contains the following:
- a CDS encoding RAQPRD family integrative conjugative element protein, with amino-acid sequence METFRSPAHVRRHAIAALLAALLLAAAGLQPAVAADAADNAAEREMLAAVTRQLELLDRLAERGAATAPQERSRYHFDYARLRADLQRMRAGVRDYLVPQRAQPRDPVPLAGDYTRSGTAPDKEAPSP; translated from the coding sequence ATGGAAACCTTCCGCAGTCCTGCGCATGTCCGGCGCCACGCCATCGCCGCGCTATTGGCCGCGCTCCTGCTCGCCGCTGCGGGGCTTCAGCCGGCCGTCGCCGCCGATGCAGCCGACAACGCCGCAGAGCGCGAGATGCTTGCCGCGGTGACGCGCCAGCTCGAACTGCTGGATCGCCTGGCCGAACGCGGAGCGGCCACCGCGCCGCAGGAACGGTCCCGCTACCACTTCGACTACGCCCGGCTGCGCGCCGACCTGCAACGCATGCGCGCAGGCGTGCGGGACTACCTCGTTCCCCAGCGCGCGCAGCCGCGCGATCCCGTGCCGCTGGCCGGCGACTACACGCGCAGCGGCACGGCCCCCGACAAGGAGGCGCCGTCGCCATGA
- a CDS encoding TIGR03758 family integrating conjugative element protein, with protein MTPSADQVAAFQANGGFAPAAVSTVVLGFVFAVLLLWGVWAMRTAYVGWAEHHLTQRQFLGVIVRFVAMYLVLGFFLLS; from the coding sequence ATGACGCCGTCCGCCGATCAGGTCGCCGCCTTTCAGGCCAACGGCGGGTTCGCGCCCGCAGCCGTCTCCACCGTCGTGCTCGGTTTCGTCTTCGCCGTCCTGCTGCTGTGGGGCGTGTGGGCGATGCGCACCGCCTATGTCGGCTGGGCCGAGCACCACCTGACCCAACGCCAGTTCCTCGGCGTCATCGTGCGCTTCGTCGCGATGTACCTGGTGCTGGGCTTCTTCCTCCTGTCCTGA
- a CDS encoding TIGR03747 family integrating conjugative element membrane protein, giving the protein MSDPAVAVQRQQVRQQGLIAGLVTLPFRLFGVLCGSLMLCIVIECVGMHFFWPEQGWRHAQGMLNYELSQVSEHFTRSVLVQEPGRSARQLVEWAYQGLFVKTGLLDWIRDAASQSRAGTRSQVQDFRYYLGQVYVHVESYLIASAYTVLVFLVRLLVLILILPLFVMAAFVGLVDGLVRRDVRGFGAGRESGFVYHRARASLMPLAVLPWVTYLALPVSVHPLLILLPSAALLGVAVAISAATFKKYL; this is encoded by the coding sequence ATGAGCGACCCCGCCGTCGCCGTCCAGCGCCAGCAGGTCCGCCAGCAGGGCCTGATCGCGGGGCTGGTCACGCTGCCGTTCCGGCTGTTCGGCGTGCTGTGCGGCTCGCTGATGCTGTGCATCGTGATCGAGTGCGTCGGCATGCACTTCTTCTGGCCCGAGCAGGGCTGGCGCCATGCGCAGGGCATGCTGAACTACGAGCTGTCGCAGGTCTCGGAGCATTTCACGCGCAGCGTGCTGGTGCAGGAGCCGGGGCGCAGTGCGCGGCAGCTCGTCGAGTGGGCCTACCAAGGACTGTTCGTGAAGACCGGGCTGCTGGACTGGATACGCGATGCCGCCTCGCAATCCCGTGCCGGCACCCGCAGCCAGGTGCAGGACTTCCGCTACTACCTTGGACAGGTCTACGTGCATGTGGAGAGCTACCTGATCGCCTCGGCCTACACCGTGTTGGTGTTCCTCGTGCGGCTGCTGGTGCTGATCCTGATCCTGCCGCTGTTCGTGATGGCTGCTTTCGTCGGCCTGGTCGATGGGCTGGTGCGCAGGGACGTGCGCGGCTTCGGCGCCGGGCGCGAATCGGGCTTCGTCTACCACCGGGCCAGGGCGAGCCTGATGCCGCTGGCGGTGCTGCCCTGGGTCACGTACCTCGCGCTGCCGGTCAGCGTGCATCCGCTGCTGATCCTGCTGCCCAGCGCGGCGCTGCTGGGCGTTGCCGTGGCCATCTCCGCGGCCACCTTCAAGAAGTACCTGTAG
- a CDS encoding TIGR03745 family integrating conjugative element membrane protein, whose amino-acid sequence MNASLIPRRPAARIAAMLASLGLAVTPLVSLAALPTLEDPSRGTGSGIMQTLQNYGYDIVLLIALLVVASMFVGVCYHAYTRYAEIHTGRATWGQFGLTVAVGAILLVVGIWLLTKATGVL is encoded by the coding sequence ATGAACGCTTCGCTGATTCCTCGTCGCCCCGCTGCGCGCATCGCAGCCATGCTTGCCTCGCTGGGCCTCGCTGTCACGCCGCTTGTCTCGCTGGCGGCCCTGCCCACCTTGGAAGACCCGTCGCGCGGCACCGGCAGCGGCATCATGCAGACGCTGCAGAACTACGGCTACGACATCGTGCTGCTGATCGCGCTGCTCGTGGTCGCCTCGATGTTCGTCGGCGTCTGCTACCACGCCTACACGCGCTACGCGGAGATCCACACCGGCCGCGCCACCTGGGGCCAGTTCGGCCTGACGGTGGCGGTCGGCGCGATCCTCTTGGTCGTCGGCATCTGGCTGCTGACCAAGGCCACCGGCGTGCTGTAA
- a CDS encoding TIGR03750 family conjugal transfer protein, whose amino-acid sequence MASALESPRDGLVTFMPHRLNRHPVVVRGLTADELWVCAGLSGAVGFVAGVPLAWLTHSIAMVPTLVVAGIGIGVFVGGGLLRRWKRGRPDTWLYRQLQWRLALRYPALAAHAGGGQLITRSGWWSTRRLRPNPSLRRDRP is encoded by the coding sequence ATGGCCAGCGCCCTGGAGAGCCCGCGCGACGGGCTCGTGACCTTTATGCCGCATCGCCTGAACCGCCATCCGGTGGTCGTGCGCGGGCTCACGGCCGACGAGCTGTGGGTCTGCGCCGGCTTGTCGGGCGCGGTCGGGTTCGTGGCCGGCGTGCCGCTGGCCTGGCTGACCCACAGCATTGCGATGGTGCCCACGCTGGTCGTTGCCGGCATCGGCATCGGCGTCTTCGTGGGCGGCGGTCTGTTGCGGAGGTGGAAGCGCGGCCGGCCTGACACCTGGCTGTACCGCCAGCTTCAGTGGCGGCTCGCGCTGCGCTACCCCGCGCTGGCGGCCCACGCGGGCGGTGGGCAACTCATCACCCGCTCGGGCTGGTGGTCCACGCGGCGCCTGCGGCCCAACCCGTCCCTGCGTCGAGATAGACCATGA
- a CDS encoding PFL_4703 family integrating conjugative element protein: protein MSRFKNEVAHLQAHVKALRLAGAALFVVALLLGFGWWSAPKSLTIHVPPDLRSGSTRKWWDVPPESVYAFTFYIWQQAQRWPTNGEQDYPRNLHGLSAYFTPSCRAFLQQDYEFRRSNGELRQRVRGIYEIPGRGYGDDPAARVRTVSANDWIVTLDVSADEYLGAEQVKRALVRYALKVVRIDIDPERNPFGLVLDCYARAPERIETPPPPAPAGKPASPGANLQGDTP from the coding sequence ATGAGCCGATTCAAGAACGAGGTCGCGCACCTGCAGGCGCATGTGAAGGCCTTGCGCCTGGCCGGCGCCGCGCTGTTCGTGGTGGCGCTGCTGCTCGGCTTCGGCTGGTGGAGCGCACCCAAGAGCCTGACCATCCACGTGCCGCCCGACCTGCGCTCGGGCAGCACCCGCAAGTGGTGGGACGTGCCGCCGGAAAGCGTCTACGCCTTCACCTTCTACATCTGGCAGCAGGCGCAACGCTGGCCGACTAACGGCGAGCAGGACTACCCGCGCAACCTGCATGGGCTGTCGGCCTACTTCACACCGAGCTGCCGGGCTTTCCTGCAACAGGACTACGAGTTCCGGCGCAGCAACGGCGAGTTGCGCCAGCGCGTGCGCGGCATCTACGAGATTCCCGGCCGCGGCTACGGCGACGATCCCGCCGCGCGCGTGCGCACCGTGTCGGCGAACGACTGGATCGTCACGCTGGACGTGAGCGCCGACGAGTACCTGGGCGCCGAGCAGGTCAAGCGCGCACTCGTGCGCTACGCGCTGAAGGTCGTGCGCATCGACATCGATCCCGAGCGCAATCCCTTCGGCCTCGTTCTGGACTGCTATGCACGTGCGCCCGAGCGCATCGAAACCCCGCCGCCCCCGGCGCCAGCCGGCAAGCCCGCCAGCCCCGGTGCCAATCTGCAGGGAGACACCCCATGA
- a CDS encoding TIGR03749 family integrating conjugative element protein has translation MKRCFLPALAGVLLCLGFVPAGNAIEILRWERLPLAVPLVVGQERVVFIERNVRIGVPAGVGEQLRVQSAGGAIYLRASAPIPPTRLQLQDVESGALILLDIAAEPAKAGQPALEPVRIVEGDVPAIRYSEPASPSATADDDAQRPTPTARRATPVAVVLTRYAAQNLYAPLRTVEPMAGIGRVNLRRNLALDTLLPTLPVRAQALAAWRLEDQWVTAVKLTNTSGRWLDLDPRALQGDFLAATFQHPTLGPAGRAADTTVVYLVTRGHGLAESLLPKVAPIDATVNLPPAAAAGQAEGGARDEK, from the coding sequence ATGAAGCGCTGCTTCCTTCCGGCCCTGGCCGGCGTCCTGTTGTGCCTGGGTTTCGTGCCCGCGGGCAATGCCATCGAAATCCTGCGCTGGGAGCGCCTGCCGCTGGCGGTGCCGCTCGTGGTCGGCCAGGAGCGCGTGGTCTTCATCGAGCGCAACGTGCGCATCGGCGTGCCGGCCGGCGTCGGCGAGCAGTTGCGCGTGCAGAGCGCCGGTGGCGCGATCTACCTGCGCGCCAGCGCGCCCATCCCGCCCACGCGGCTGCAACTACAGGACGTGGAATCCGGCGCGCTGATCCTGCTCGACATCGCCGCCGAGCCGGCCAAGGCGGGCCAGCCCGCGCTCGAACCCGTGCGCATCGTCGAGGGTGATGTGCCGGCCATCCGCTACAGCGAGCCGGCCAGCCCCTCGGCCACCGCGGACGACGATGCGCAGCGCCCGACACCAACCGCCCGCCGCGCAACGCCGGTGGCCGTGGTGTTGACGCGCTACGCGGCGCAAAACCTGTACGCGCCGCTGCGCACCGTGGAGCCCATGGCCGGCATCGGCCGCGTCAACCTGCGCCGCAACCTCGCGCTGGACACCTTGCTGCCCACGCTGCCGGTGCGCGCGCAGGCGCTGGCCGCGTGGCGGCTCGAAGACCAGTGGGTGACGGCCGTGAAGCTCACCAACACCTCCGGGCGCTGGCTCGACCTCGATCCGCGTGCGCTGCAGGGCGACTTCCTCGCCGCGACCTTTCAGCATCCGACCCTGGGGCCGGCCGGCCGCGCAGCCGACACCACCGTGGTCTATCTCGTCACCCGTGGCCACGGCCTGGCCGAGTCGCTGCTGCCCAAGGTGGCGCCGATCGACGCGACGGTGAACCTGCCGCCGGCGGCGGCCGCCGGCCAGGCCGAAGGAGGAGCGCGCGATGAAAAGTAA